A region of the Plasmodium vinckei vinckei genome assembly, chromosome: PVVCY_11 genome:
tatatattacaattaaaaataaacgtTGTTGGACcgacaatatatttttttttgaaatactaattaaaaaaaatataattaaattgtattattaaatatttaataatattttttatgaaattttcatatatttatatacaaattaatgtaaaataatcaatggtattataatgtaataatttgacataattaatatcaaatatcatacatacaaatatatgtaaataatacCATATAGTATAGAAATAGAACTagtatattgttttatatataaaaagaatatttttttatttttttgaattttttatgatactaaaaaaatataatatatactgCAAAAATGAATTCCAAATTAGTACAAATTAGTTCGTCTCTTCTGTTAATGTGCTTATGCAACAGATACAGTAACGaggtaaaatattatatgttaattttataaatatttgctTATTGTgctaaaatttataatatggtgatgttttacattataaaataaaatttaattttaaatatattcaaattttatatatttttaggaaaataataataatgtaacTAGGGTTATAAAATCGAACCGATTATTATCTGAGCAAGAAAACAATGAAGTAGGAGAAGAAATATATGAGGAACAACCAGCTTATGAAGATCAACCAGCTTATGAAGATCAACCAGTTTATGAAGATCAACCAGTTTATGAAGATCAACCAGTTTATGAAGATCAACCAGCTTATGAAGATCAACCAGTTTATGAAGATCAACCAGCTTATGAAGATCAACCAACTTATGAAGATCAACCAATTTATGAAGATCAACCAATTTATGAAGATCAACCAATTTATGAAGATCAACCAGCTTATGAAGATCAACCAGCTTATGAAGATCAACCAGCTTATGAAGATCAACCAGTTTATGAAGATCAACCAGCTTATGAAACCAAACCAACTTATGAAACCAAACCAACTTATGAAACCAAACCAACTTATGAAACCAAACCAACTTATGAAACCAAACCAGCTTATGAAGATCAAACATATATTGAATACCCAGTTTCTGACgatgaaatattttgtgaAGCACTAGATGTTTATGCTATCTCATTAGAAAACccaaaagagaaaaaacgTTTGCCAAAAAATTCACCATTTGTGAGAGCATATATAACCGTCCCCAAGAACCCAAGGACTGTTGACTTAACACCACCAGATAACAAACCAACAATTACAGAATTCCCATTTACAACATCTATTTCACCACCACCACCACCAAATTCGAAACGTAGAATTAGAGAAAGAAAAATCAAACCTATATTTGAACAATTACCCAAAATTCCAAAGGAAGAAAAACCTTTTCATCCAGACACTCGTGATATTAAAAGAGAAATAACCCGTTTGAATAACCTCTGGAAGATAATAGACTACATGGATACAGATGACTCAGACTTGGATGATTATATAGATCATTTTTCTGGTCAAAATAAGAGGAAATAACCAAGTTGTAAGCATTAAGAactatatacatatttagaTGAAgagaaattaaaaacttATGCTAATGAGAATATTGAGAGCCAATTAAAAGGACcatgtttttaaaatacggactataaaaatgcagaatgatgaaaaataaaaatgttgaaggcaatgaaaatgatatggTGTTAATGcccaaaataaaaattaaagcagaaagaaaattatagtaataatCACAAATGATAATGTTCTAAATGGAATGAGTGTCATAcagatattttttcaaaagatatatatattaattttatctgatttgtttttaatattttataaattattttgttgtacgaatatattacatatatttataaattgtgtttgatttgttttattgttttagaaattattttgttgtacgaatatattacatatatttataaattgtgtttgatttgttttattgttttagaaattattttgttgtacgaatatattacatatatttataaattatgtttGGTTTGTTTTAGAAATTATTGTGttatggaaaatataataattagtCAACtatagttttatatttaattataataaaaaaacataagtaa
Encoded here:
- a CDS encoding erythrocyte membrane associated protein 2, putative, with amino-acid sequence MNSKLVQISSSLLLMCLCNRYNQPIYEDQPIYEDQPAYEDQPAYEDQPAYEDQPVYEDQPAYETKPTYETKPTYETKPTYETKPTYETKPAYEDQTYIEYPVSDDEIFCEALDVYAISLENPKEKKRLPKNSPFVRAYITVPKNPRTVDLTPPDNKPTITEFPFTTSISPPPPPNSKRRIRERKIKPIFEQLPKIPKEEKPFHPDTRDIKREITRLNNLWKIIDYMDTDDSDLDDYIDHFSGQNKRK